The following coding sequences are from one Microbacterium sp. SORGH_AS_0969 window:
- a CDS encoding RNA polymerase sigma factor, whose translation MSSDSEILRRAERSPHAFAEVFDRHAGAVESFLRRRLGADAAEDALSDTFLIAFRRRATFDHAWESARPWLLGIAARVAAKHRVAEARHWRAVEAAAGRGEMTTGGGIEEATGRLDAAAAIRALAPRIAALSRKERDTLLLHAWSGLTPEQIAQALNVPVGTVWSRLHRIRHKLAASGASAAQLRWKGRDTDDGNVRAGA comes from the coding sequence GTGAGCAGCGACAGCGAGATCCTCAGACGCGCCGAGCGATCTCCCCACGCGTTCGCTGAGGTCTTCGATCGGCATGCGGGCGCGGTGGAGTCGTTCCTGCGGCGACGGCTCGGAGCTGATGCTGCCGAGGATGCGCTGAGCGACACCTTCCTGATCGCCTTTCGGCGGCGGGCGACGTTTGATCATGCGTGGGAGTCGGCGCGCCCGTGGCTGTTGGGGATCGCCGCCCGGGTCGCGGCGAAGCACCGGGTCGCGGAAGCACGTCACTGGCGCGCGGTAGAAGCGGCTGCGGGGCGGGGAGAGATGACCACGGGCGGCGGGATCGAGGAGGCCACCGGACGGTTGGACGCGGCGGCCGCTATCCGTGCTCTCGCGCCCCGGATCGCTGCCTTGTCGCGAAAGGAGCGCGACACGCTGCTCCTGCACGCATGGTCGGGTCTGACGCCCGAGCAGATCGCGCAGGCGCTGAACGTACCCGTGGGCACGGTGTGGTCCCGACTTCATCGCATCCGACACAAACTCGCGGCCTCAGGTGCGTCCGCTGCCCAGCTGAGATGGAAGGGAAGGGACACCGACGATGGAAATGTTCGAGCTGGTGCGTGA
- a CDS encoding GNAT family N-acetyltransferase — MSIEILPATGDRFDDAEVALDSGDGPECQCQWWLLPNGPWKEASVAERTELFRAEFSDGRPPGLIAYVDGEPAGWVRVGPRTAQPRLARTRDVTASTTEPLDADDVWAVSCFVVRTEHRGRGLTGQLLDAAVSAARDGGARVVEGYPLDPNAAKRSSNQLFRGTVSVFEAAGFDVVDRPKPDRALVALTLHD; from the coding sequence ATGAGCATCGAGATCCTCCCCGCGACCGGTGACCGCTTCGACGACGCCGAGGTCGCTCTCGACAGCGGCGACGGCCCGGAATGCCAGTGCCAGTGGTGGCTCCTCCCCAACGGCCCGTGGAAAGAGGCATCCGTCGCCGAACGCACCGAGCTCTTCCGCGCCGAATTCAGCGACGGCCGCCCGCCCGGACTCATCGCATATGTCGACGGCGAACCCGCTGGTTGGGTGCGGGTAGGACCCCGCACCGCCCAACCGCGCCTCGCCCGAACCCGCGACGTCACGGCCTCGACCACGGAGCCGCTCGACGCCGACGATGTGTGGGCCGTCTCGTGCTTCGTCGTCCGCACAGAACACCGCGGCAGGGGTCTCACCGGCCAGCTCCTGGATGCCGCCGTCTCCGCCGCCCGCGACGGCGGGGCGCGCGTCGTCGAGGGGTACCCGCTCGATCCGAACGCCGCGAAGCGGTCGTCGAACCAGCTCTTCCGCGGCACCGTCTCGGTCTTCGAGGCCGCCGGCTTCGACGTCGTCGATCGCCCCAAACCCGACCGCGCCCTCGTCGCGCTCACGCTGCACGACTGA
- a CDS encoding RNA-binding S4 domain-containing protein produces the protein MTDATPTARVDAWLWAVRVYKTRSAATTACRAGHVRVNGERAKAAQPVRPGDELRVRIQGFDRILVVKKTISKRVGAALVTEALDDRTPPPPPRESMPFVPVRDRGAGRPTKRDRRDIEKLRGRDLD, from the coding sequence ATGACGGATGCCACGCCCACCGCGCGCGTCGACGCCTGGCTGTGGGCGGTCCGGGTCTACAAGACGCGCTCCGCGGCCACCACCGCGTGCCGCGCCGGTCACGTCCGCGTCAACGGCGAACGCGCGAAGGCCGCGCAGCCGGTTCGGCCCGGCGACGAACTCCGCGTGCGGATCCAAGGGTTCGACCGCATCCTCGTCGTCAAGAAGACGATCTCGAAGCGCGTCGGGGCCGCCCTCGTCACCGAGGCCCTCGACGACCGCACTCCCCCACCCCCACCGCGCGAGAGCATGCCGTTCGTTCCCGTACGCGACCGCGGCGCGGGCCGCCCGACCAAGCGCGATCGCCGCGACATCGAGAAGCTGCGCGGCCGCGACCTCGACTGA
- a CDS encoding NUDIX domain-containing protein encodes MTIEPPAPGEPRRPHGPRDPGDAWVVAPTGERYWGRFGAAGLLALDAERGVLLQHRVSWSHFGDTWALPGGARHENESARDGALRESGEEAGVPEDAVQARFESVLDLGIWTYTTLVADVTAPFEPVISDPESVALEWVPVDEVASRPLHPGFAAAWPALRAALSVRPAVVVDVANVVGSVPDGWWKDRAGAAGRLLTRLSALASEGMDAESLGLSATRWFPFVAAVLEGEARATDVDHELVAVWRASGSGDDEIVRVTSKLVGSWDPVIVVTSDRGLAERVQALGASVRGTRWLLDQLG; translated from the coding sequence ATGACGATCGAGCCTCCCGCGCCGGGTGAACCGCGGCGCCCGCACGGTCCCCGCGACCCCGGGGATGCGTGGGTCGTCGCGCCGACGGGGGAGAGGTACTGGGGGCGCTTCGGGGCTGCCGGTCTGCTCGCCCTCGACGCCGAGCGGGGCGTGCTGCTGCAGCACCGCGTGTCGTGGAGTCACTTCGGCGACACCTGGGCTCTCCCCGGCGGGGCGCGCCACGAGAACGAGTCGGCGCGCGACGGAGCGTTGCGCGAGTCGGGCGAAGAGGCCGGCGTCCCCGAGGACGCCGTGCAGGCACGTTTCGAGAGCGTGCTCGATCTCGGTATCTGGACGTACACGACCCTCGTCGCCGACGTCACCGCGCCTTTCGAGCCCGTCATCAGCGATCCCGAGAGCGTGGCGCTCGAGTGGGTGCCGGTCGACGAGGTCGCCTCGCGTCCGCTGCACCCGGGCTTCGCCGCGGCGTGGCCGGCGTTGCGCGCGGCGCTTTCCGTGCGCCCCGCGGTGGTGGTCGATGTCGCGAACGTCGTGGGGTCGGTGCCCGACGGCTGGTGGAAGGACCGCGCCGGCGCGGCCGGGCGACTGCTCACCCGCCTCTCGGCGCTCGCGTCCGAGGGAATGGATGCCGAGTCCCTCGGCCTTTCCGCCACGCGCTGGTTCCCGTTCGTTGCGGCGGTGCTGGAGGGCGAGGCGCGTGCGACGGACGTCGACCACGAACTGGTCGCGGTGTGGCGGGCCAGCGGGTCGGGCGATGACGAGATCGTGCGCGTGACGTCGAAGCTCGTCGGGTCGTGGGACCCGGTGATCGTGGTGACGAGCGACCGCGGATTGGCGGAACGCGTGCAGGCGCTGGGGGCGTCGGTGCGCGGGACGCGGTGGTTGCTGGATCAGCTCGGCTGA
- a CDS encoding DUF805 domain-containing protein — protein MRRLHDTNRSGFWAFIYFVPLVGPIILFVFTLLGSKPEGARFDR, from the coding sequence GTGCGCCGCCTGCACGACACCAACCGCAGCGGCTTCTGGGCGTTCATCTACTTCGTGCCGCTCGTCGGGCCGATCATCCTGTTCGTCTTCACGCTGCTGGGCTCGAAGCCCGAGGGTGCGCGGTTCGACCGCTGA
- the der gene encoding ribosome biogenesis GTPase Der, translating into MGVEDEYEGGPDQLAEKMAELDEVLAEQRAEALRAGLEDFDLDEDDAALLAGLASGEGAIEFLPALPVVAIVGRPNVGKSALVNRILGRREAVVEDTPGVTRDRVTYKAEWLDRRFSLVDTGGWEPDAKGIDRSVAAQAEVAIDLADVVLFVVDATVGATSTDEHVVKLLRKSKKPVFLIANKVDDARQEPEATALWNLGLGEPHPVSAIHGRGVADLLDELMKVLPDVSAVAKYEIGGPRRVAILGRPNVGKSSLLNKAAGEERVVVNELAGTTRDPVDEVVELGGKLWTLVDTAGIRRRVHLSQGADFYASLRTSTALEKSEVAVVVLDVSQPISVQDLNIIDLVLESGRALVLAFNKWDRLNDDDMENQDRRRYLEREIEQDLAHVAWAPRVNISARTGRHLDKLVPALETALESWDTRIPTGKFNAFLSELVAEHPHPLRGGKQPRILFGTQAATRPPTFVLFTTGFLDPGYRRFIQRRLREIYGFEGTPIVLNMRIREKRQR; encoded by the coding sequence ATGGGCGTTGAAGACGAGTACGAGGGCGGGCCCGACCAGCTCGCCGAGAAGATGGCCGAGTTGGACGAGGTCCTCGCCGAACAGCGGGCCGAGGCACTGCGCGCGGGCCTGGAGGACTTCGACCTCGACGAGGACGATGCGGCACTGCTCGCCGGTCTCGCCTCGGGCGAGGGAGCGATCGAGTTCCTGCCGGCGCTGCCGGTGGTCGCGATCGTCGGCCGCCCGAACGTCGGCAAGTCGGCGCTCGTGAACCGCATCCTCGGGCGCCGCGAAGCCGTCGTCGAAGACACTCCCGGTGTCACCCGCGACCGCGTCACGTACAAGGCCGAGTGGCTCGACCGCCGCTTCTCGCTCGTCGACACCGGCGGGTGGGAGCCCGACGCGAAGGGCATCGACCGTTCGGTCGCCGCGCAGGCCGAGGTCGCGATCGACCTCGCCGACGTCGTGCTCTTCGTCGTGGATGCCACAGTGGGGGCGACCTCGACCGACGAGCACGTCGTGAAGCTGCTGCGCAAGAGCAAGAAGCCCGTCTTCCTCATCGCCAACAAGGTCGACGACGCCCGCCAGGAGCCCGAGGCCACGGCCCTGTGGAACCTCGGTCTCGGTGAGCCGCACCCCGTTTCGGCGATCCACGGTCGCGGTGTCGCCGACCTGCTCGACGAGCTCATGAAGGTGCTTCCCGACGTCTCGGCCGTCGCGAAGTACGAGATCGGCGGGCCGCGCCGCGTCGCGATCCTCGGTCGCCCGAACGTCGGCAAGTCGTCGCTGCTGAACAAGGCCGCGGGTGAGGAGCGCGTCGTCGTGAACGAGCTCGCGGGCACCACACGTGACCCGGTGGACGAGGTCGTCGAGCTCGGCGGCAAGCTCTGGACGCTCGTCGACACCGCCGGCATCCGTCGCCGCGTGCACCTGTCGCAGGGCGCCGACTTCTACGCGTCGCTTCGCACCTCGACGGCGCTGGAGAAGTCCGAGGTGGCCGTCGTCGTGCTCGACGTCTCGCAGCCGATCAGCGTGCAGGACCTCAACATCATCGACCTCGTGCTCGAGTCGGGTCGTGCGCTCGTGCTGGCGTTCAACAAGTGGGACCGACTCAACGACGACGACATGGAGAACCAGGACCGTCGCCGCTACCTCGAGCGCGAGATCGAGCAGGACCTGGCGCACGTCGCGTGGGCTCCGCGCGTGAACATCTCGGCCCGCACCGGCCGTCACCTCGACAAGCTCGTGCCCGCGCTCGAGACGGCGCTGGAGTCGTGGGACACCCGCATCCCCACCGGCAAGTTCAACGCGTTCCTGTCGGAGCTCGTCGCCGAGCACCCGCACCCGCTCCGCGGCGGCAAGCAGCCCCGCATCCTGTTCGGCACGCAGGCGGCGACGCGTCCGCCGACATTCGTGCTGTTCACGACCGGGTTCCTCGACCCGGGCTACCGCCGGTTCATCCAGCGGCGCCTGCGCGAAATCTACGGTTTCGAGGGCACGCCGATCGTGCTGAACATGCGCATCCGCGAGAAGCGCCAGCGCTGA
- the cmk gene encoding (d)CMP kinase, translating into MTESLLKPAFGAPVEGSSAGAPVVVAIDGPAGSGKSSVSKAAAARLGYGFLDTGAAYRALAWHALEHGVDTSDATAVLEVFGDFDYAISLDTTDRWVRVGSVDVTTAIREPRVTDAVSGVARVAPVRHAVNELFRRLVASAALPGVVVEGRDITTVVFPDAPVRILLTAAPEVRAARRSAELTTQDAAAVAAALHKRDAADSTVVDFLTAAPGVEVVDSTHLDFEQTVDAVLSVVDSTMGARDGR; encoded by the coding sequence ATGACTGAATCCCTCCTCAAGCCCGCCTTCGGCGCCCCTGTCGAGGGCTCCTCGGCCGGAGCCCCCGTCGTCGTCGCGATCGACGGCCCCGCCGGAAGCGGCAAGTCGAGCGTGTCGAAGGCCGCGGCCGCGCGTCTCGGCTACGGCTTCCTCGACACCGGCGCCGCCTACCGGGCCCTCGCGTGGCACGCGCTCGAGCACGGCGTCGACACCTCCGACGCCACGGCCGTCCTCGAGGTCTTCGGCGACTTCGACTACGCCATCTCGCTCGACACGACCGACCGCTGGGTGCGCGTCGGTTCCGTCGACGTGACCACCGCGATCCGCGAGCCCCGGGTCACCGACGCCGTGAGCGGGGTCGCGCGTGTCGCCCCCGTGCGGCACGCCGTGAACGAGCTGTTCCGTCGGCTCGTGGCATCCGCCGCTCTTCCGGGTGTCGTCGTCGAGGGACGCGACATCACCACCGTCGTCTTCCCCGATGCGCCGGTGCGGATTCTTCTGACCGCCGCACCCGAGGTGCGCGCCGCCCGGCGCAGCGCCGAGCTCACGACACAGGATGCCGCGGCCGTCGCCGCCGCGCTGCACAAGCGCGACGCGGCGGATTCCACGGTCGTCGACTTCCTCACCGCCGCGCCCGGCGTCGAGGTCGTCGATTCGACCCACCTCGATTTCGAACAGACCGTCGATGCCGTGCTGAGCGTCGTCGACTCCACGATGGGAGCCCGCGATGGGCGTTGA
- a CDS encoding prephenate dehydrogenase: MSEPNGTSARAAGPLATRTSGTVRVVGSGLLGASIGHALTARGVDVVLVDASPSQLRLAIDYGAGRAERPDDRPSLIVVATPPDVIADVVQRELEAFPDAVVTDVASVKLEPLRTLRERGVDLTHYIGSHPMAGRERGGAISARADIFIGRPWVVCRDAETSAHDLSLVEGLALDLGATLIEMTPEEHDESVALMSHVPQLVASLLAGRFVEAPDGSLRLAGQGVRDTTRIAASAPELWVQILGANAAPVVEVLDQLAADLSEVAEALRDPDVPGARRAIADTIRRGNEGVERLPGKHGQNRRFDTFVVMVDDTSGQLGRLFGELGDLDVNVEDLRLEHSPGAPFGLAEISVVPDAVRRAVDGLQQRGWRIASTTHD, translated from the coding sequence ATGAGCGAACCGAACGGAACGTCCGCGCGCGCGGCCGGGCCTTTGGCGACCCGCACGAGCGGCACCGTCCGCGTCGTCGGCTCGGGCCTGCTCGGTGCGAGCATCGGTCACGCGCTCACCGCGCGCGGGGTCGACGTCGTGCTCGTCGACGCCTCTCCCTCGCAGCTGCGCCTCGCGATCGACTACGGCGCCGGCCGCGCCGAGCGCCCCGACGACCGGCCGTCGCTCATCGTGGTCGCCACGCCGCCCGACGTGATCGCCGATGTCGTGCAGCGTGAGCTGGAGGCGTTCCCGGATGCCGTCGTCACCGACGTCGCGAGCGTGAAGCTCGAGCCGCTGCGGACGCTCCGCGAGCGCGGCGTCGACCTGACCCACTACATCGGCTCGCACCCGATGGCGGGGCGCGAGCGCGGGGGAGCGATCTCGGCCCGCGCCGACATCTTCATCGGACGTCCGTGGGTCGTGTGCCGGGATGCCGAGACCTCCGCGCACGACCTGTCGCTCGTCGAGGGGCTCGCGCTCGATCTCGGCGCGACGCTCATCGAGATGACGCCCGAGGAGCACGACGAGTCCGTCGCGCTCATGTCGCACGTGCCCCAGCTGGTCGCGAGCCTGCTCGCCGGTCGTTTCGTCGAGGCGCCCGACGGATCCCTGCGCCTCGCGGGCCAGGGCGTGCGCGACACGACGCGCATCGCGGCATCCGCTCCCGAACTGTGGGTGCAGATCCTCGGCGCGAACGCGGCACCCGTGGTCGAGGTGCTCGACCAGCTCGCCGCCGACCTGTCCGAGGTCGCCGAGGCGCTGCGCGACCCCGACGTGCCCGGTGCGCGGCGCGCGATCGCCGACACCATCCGCCGCGGTAATGAGGGCGTGGAGCGCCTGCCCGGCAAGCACGGCCAGAACCGCCGTTTCGATACCTTCGTCGTCATGGTCGACGACACCTCCGGCCAGCTGGGTCGCCTCTTCGGCGAACTCGGCGACCTCGACGTCAACGTCGAAGACCTACGCCTCGAGCACTCGCCCGGAGCACCGTTCGGTCTGGCGGAGATCAGCGTCGTCCCCGACGCGGTCCGCCGGGCGGTCGACGGGCTCCAGCAGCGCGGTTGGCGGATTGCGAGCACCACCCATGACTGA
- a CDS encoding pseudouridine synthase has product MTDASTGSATGGSRSAGGGEEGVRLQKVLANAGVASRRVSEEMIVAGRVRVNGQVVTELGSRIDPEADLVDVDGTAIQLDASKRYVILNKPTGVVSSMSDDRGRPDLRRYTKDWDERLFNVGRLDADTSGLLVLTNDGDLAHVLAHPSFGVTKVYIAKVEGQVLPQTIQRLIKGVELEDGRIAADKARLLDASRGESLVELTLHSGKNRIVRRMMAEVGHPVVELVRRQFGPLHLGTLPVGKARELTTVERGALLTLSRRDGDTPAE; this is encoded by the coding sequence ATGACTGACGCTTCGACAGGCTCAGCGACCGGGGGCTCGCGCTCAGCGGGCGGGGGCGAAGAAGGTGTGCGGCTGCAGAAGGTGCTCGCGAATGCGGGTGTGGCCTCGCGGCGCGTCTCGGAAGAGATGATCGTCGCGGGCCGCGTACGGGTCAACGGGCAGGTGGTGACCGAGCTCGGCTCGCGCATCGACCCCGAGGCCGATCTCGTCGACGTCGACGGCACGGCGATCCAGCTCGACGCGTCGAAGCGCTACGTCATCCTGAACAAGCCCACGGGCGTCGTCAGCTCCATGAGCGACGACCGCGGGCGCCCCGACCTGCGGCGCTACACGAAGGACTGGGACGAGCGTCTGTTCAACGTCGGACGACTGGATGCCGACACCTCGGGCCTTCTCGTCCTGACCAACGACGGCGACCTCGCCCACGTGCTCGCACACCCCTCGTTCGGCGTGACGAAGGTCTACATCGCGAAGGTCGAGGGGCAGGTGCTGCCCCAGACGATCCAGCGACTCATCAAGGGCGTCGAGCTCGAGGATGGGCGGATCGCGGCCGACAAGGCGCGGCTGCTCGACGCCTCGCGCGGCGAGAGCCTCGTGGAGCTGACGCTGCACTCGGGCAAGAACCGCATCGTCCGGCGGATGATGGCCGAGGTCGGCCACCCCGTCGTCGAGCTGGTGCGTCGGCAGTTCGGGCCCCTGCACCTGGGAACACTCCCGGTGGGCAAGGCGCGCGAGTTGACTACAGTAGAACGCGGCGCCCTGCTCACGCTGTCCCGTCGGGACGGCGACACTCCCGCGGAGTGA
- the scpB gene encoding SMC-Scp complex subunit ScpB, with protein MTADPQAPIPAPRPSDPASVARRLEAILLVVDEPQSLVSLAAAVGAPVPAVRQAVEALVADYNGEIGGPVRGFELREVGGGWRLYVREEYDDVVGEFVNTQAPSRLSQAALETLAVIAYKQPVTRGQVASIRAVNVDSVVRTLLARGLITEVFTDPDTGAIHYGTTDQLLVNLGINSLDELPHISPLLDDGADGFDGEVLK; from the coding sequence ATGACCGCTGACCCGCAGGCCCCGATCCCGGCTCCGCGCCCGAGCGATCCGGCATCCGTCGCCCGTCGTCTGGAGGCGATCCTGCTCGTCGTCGACGAGCCGCAGAGCCTCGTGAGCCTTGCCGCCGCGGTGGGCGCGCCCGTGCCGGCCGTGCGACAGGCGGTCGAGGCGCTCGTCGCGGACTACAACGGCGAGATCGGTGGGCCGGTCCGTGGCTTCGAGCTGCGCGAGGTCGGCGGCGGATGGCGGTTGTACGTCCGCGAGGAGTACGACGACGTCGTGGGCGAGTTCGTGAACACCCAGGCGCCCTCGCGGCTGTCGCAGGCGGCGCTCGAGACCCTGGCCGTCATCGCGTACAAGCAGCCCGTGACGCGCGGGCAGGTGGCATCCATCCGTGCCGTCAACGTGGACTCGGTCGTCCGGACGCTGCTCGCCCGCGGGCTCATCACCGAGGTGTTCACCGACCCCGACACGGGGGCGATCCACTATGGGACGACCGACCAGCTGCTGGTCAATCTGGGCATCAACTCGCTCGACGAGCTGCCCCACATCTCGCCGTTGCTCGACGACGGCGCCGACGGATTCGACGGAGAGGTTCTGAAATGA
- a CDS encoding ScpA family protein yields MAPSPDDTRVAAASAPGGFDELSHLAEAARERGAEVSEPPTEVPEPPTEVPEPVEGTETDAAGFRVTLPVFDGPFDLLLTLISRAELDITEVALSRVTDEFIAYLRDLGPEQDLDEASEFLVVAATLLDMKIVGLLPQGELVDAESVALLEARDLLFARLLQYRAFKEVSTWFARCLQREDRRHTRDVRLDEKYRAAVPELVWTLSLDDFAALAVVAMAPKQIPTVGLDHLHAPLVSIREQAAIVVTLLRSAGTLNFRDLVAGVTETGVVVARFLSILELYRHAALSFEQLEPLGELTLRWTAERWSEENLAALGADYDR; encoded by the coding sequence GTGGCGCCGTCGCCTGACGACACCCGCGTCGCGGCGGCATCCGCCCCCGGTGGCTTCGACGAGCTCAGCCACCTCGCTGAGGCAGCGCGAGAGCGCGGGGCCGAGGTTTCTGAGCCCCCGACCGAGGTCCCTGAGCCCCCGACCGAGGTCCCTGAGCCTGTCGAAGGGACCGAAACCGACGCGGCCGGCTTCCGCGTCACCCTCCCCGTCTTCGACGGACCGTTCGACCTGCTCCTCACGCTCATCTCGCGCGCCGAGCTCGACATCACCGAGGTCGCCCTCAGCCGTGTGACCGACGAGTTCATCGCGTACCTCCGCGACCTCGGTCCCGAGCAGGACCTCGATGAGGCATCCGAGTTCCTCGTGGTCGCGGCGACGCTGCTCGACATGAAGATCGTCGGGCTGCTGCCGCAGGGCGAACTCGTTGATGCCGAGTCCGTGGCGCTGCTCGAAGCGCGCGACCTGTTGTTCGCTCGACTCCTCCAGTACCGGGCGTTCAAAGAGGTGTCGACGTGGTTCGCGCGGTGCCTGCAGCGCGAGGATCGCCGGCACACCCGCGACGTGCGGCTCGACGAGAAGTACCGCGCAGCCGTGCCGGAGCTCGTGTGGACGCTCAGCCTCGACGACTTCGCGGCCCTCGCCGTCGTCGCGATGGCGCCCAAGCAGATCCCCACCGTCGGGCTCGACCACCTGCACGCGCCGCTCGTGAGCATCCGCGAGCAGGCCGCGATCGTCGTGACGCTGCTCCGTTCGGCGGGCACCCTGAACTTCCGCGACCTCGTCGCCGGCGTCACCGAGACCGGCGTCGTCGTCGCGCGGTTCCTCTCGATCCTCGAGCTGTACCGCCACGCGGCGCTGTCGTTCGAGCAGCTCGAGCCGCTGGGGGAGCTGACGCTGCGCTGGACCGCCGAGAGGTGGTCGGAAGAGAACCTCGCCGCCCTGGGAGCCGACTATGACCGCTGA
- a CDS encoding ParA family protein: protein MTKAGDSVSASTKGSKTGADEVILGPTGRPYQGFPTPPALDSHGPARIIALCNQKGGVGKTTTTINLAASLAGYGRRVLAIDFDPQGALSAGLGIQTHDVPTIYDLLLDTKRDPREVIVDTRVEGLDVLPANIDLSAAEVHLVNEVARETILARVLRKVAADYDVILIDCQPSLGLLTVNALTAAHGVLIPLECEFFALRGVALLVETIDKVRDRLNPAIQLDGVLATMYDPRTLHSREVLERVVEAFGDDVLETVIGRTVKFPDASVSGMPITEFAPEHAAAQAYLRLARELVARGAVA from the coding sequence ATGACGAAGGCGGGAGACTCGGTGTCGGCGAGCACGAAGGGCAGCAAGACGGGCGCAGACGAGGTCATCCTCGGACCCACCGGTCGTCCCTACCAGGGGTTTCCCACCCCGCCGGCTCTCGACAGCCATGGTCCCGCGCGCATCATCGCGCTGTGCAACCAGAAGGGCGGCGTCGGCAAGACGACGACGACCATCAACCTCGCCGCCTCGCTCGCCGGCTACGGCCGCCGCGTGCTCGCGATCGACTTCGACCCCCAGGGAGCGCTGTCGGCGGGTCTCGGCATCCAGACCCATGACGTGCCGACGATCTACGACCTGCTGCTCGACACCAAGCGCGACCCGCGCGAGGTCATCGTCGACACGCGTGTCGAGGGCCTCGACGTGCTGCCGGCCAACATCGACCTGTCGGCCGCCGAGGTGCACCTCGTCAACGAGGTCGCGCGCGAGACGATCCTCGCGCGCGTACTGCGCAAGGTCGCGGCCGACTACGACGTCATCCTCATCGACTGCCAGCCCTCGCTGGGCCTGCTCACCGTGAACGCGCTCACCGCCGCACACGGCGTGCTCATCCCGCTCGAGTGCGAGTTCTTCGCCCTGCGCGGTGTCGCGCTGCTGGTCGAGACCATCGACAAGGTGCGCGACCGGCTGAACCCGGCGATCCAGCTCGACGGCGTGCTGGCCACGATGTACGACCCCCGCACGCTGCACTCGCGCGAGGTGCTCGAGCGTGTCGTCGAGGCATTCGGCGACGACGTCCTCGAGACGGTCATCGGTCGCACGGTGAAGTTCCCGGATGCCTCGGTCTCGGGCATGCCGATCACGGAGTTCGCGCCCGAGCACGCCGCCGCCCAGGCCTACCTGCGGTTGGCGCGGGAGCTGGTCGCGCGTGGCGCCGTCGCCTGA
- a CDS encoding DUF4184 family protein yields the protein MPFTVSHAVVALPFVRTPLVSAAIAIGAMTPDLPLFLRGIVPPYSVTHDLAWLPVTVVLAFVLLLVWRCVLRPATRELLPRRIAERLPDGWDAGAPTAARETVRGGVSGILWLVVSLALGVVTHIAWDFFTHEGRAGDALFPALEQQWGPLLGVKWLQYGSGAFGLAGLAVFGLWWLSRRSVRPVSRVLPDAVRAVWWLSLPVALVGATLVALAVEGGFGAEYTPTHLIYGVLVKVAAVWGVATLALAVFVQVRRRVRA from the coding sequence ATGCCGTTCACCGTCAGCCACGCAGTCGTCGCCCTTCCCTTCGTGCGGACGCCGCTGGTGTCGGCGGCGATCGCGATCGGCGCGATGACCCCCGACCTTCCGCTGTTCCTGCGCGGAATCGTGCCCCCGTACTCCGTGACGCACGACCTCGCGTGGCTCCCGGTGACGGTCGTCCTGGCGTTCGTGCTGCTTCTCGTGTGGCGGTGCGTCCTGCGCCCCGCGACGCGCGAGCTGCTGCCGCGGCGCATCGCCGAGCGCCTGCCCGACGGATGGGATGCCGGTGCCCCCACGGCCGCGCGCGAGACCGTGCGCGGGGGAGTCAGCGGCATCCTGTGGCTCGTCGTCTCGCTCGCGCTCGGGGTGGTCACGCACATCGCGTGGGACTTCTTCACGCACGAGGGGCGAGCGGGCGATGCCCTGTTCCCCGCGCTCGAGCAGCAGTGGGGGCCGCTCCTGGGCGTGAAGTGGCTGCAGTACGGCTCGGGGGCGTTCGGGCTGGCCGGGCTGGCGGTCTTCGGGTTGTGGTGGCTTTCGCGTCGGTCGGTGCGTCCGGTGAGCCGGGTGCTTCCGGATGCCGTGCGCGCGGTGTGGTGGCTCTCGCTTCCGGTCGCGCTGGTCGGGGCGACACTCGTGGCGCTCGCGGTCGAGGGAGGGTTCGGGGCGGAGTACACCCCGACCCACCTGATCTACGGCGTGCTCGTGAAGGTGGCCGCCGTGTGGGGCGTGGCGACGCTCGCTCTCGCGGTGTTCGTGCAGGTGCGGCGGCGCGTCCGCGCCTGA